One segment of Castanea sativa cultivar Marrone di Chiusa Pesio chromosome 3, ASM4071231v1 DNA contains the following:
- the LOC142628827 gene encoding uncharacterized protein LOC142628827: MAEYEACITEMKALQELGVKEAEVFRDLTLVIAQAQKVPQYIISDNGSHFEGEVRRIMELYYIKHHKSSTYQPETNGAIEVANKNVKNILAKMAIPYSLVYGSEVVLPIEVKIQSLRVLVETKVLAEDWIKARYEKLALIDEKQARA, encoded by the exons ATGGCAGAGTATGAAGCATGTATTACTGAAATGAAAGCTCTCCAAGAGTTAGGGGTAAAAGAGGCTGAAGTGTTTCGAGATTTGACCTTGGTTATAGCTCAAGCCCAGAA GGTACCTCAATATATCATCTCGGATAATGGCTCCCACTTTGAGGGGGAGGTTCGAAGGATCATGGAGTTATACTACATTAAGCATCACAAGTCTTCAACATACCAACCGGAGACTAATGGGGCCATAGAAGTAGCCAATAAGAACGTTAAGAACATCCTAGCCAAAATG GCAATACCTTACTCTTTGGTCTATGGAAGTGAAGTGGTGCTTCCAATTGAAGTGAAGATACAATCTTTGAGAGTGCTAGTAGAAACCAAGGTCTTAGCAGAAGACTGGATAAAGGCAAGATATGAGAAATTGGCTTTGATAGATGAGAAGCAAGCTAGGGCATAG